In Bacillus cereus ATCC 14579, a single window of DNA contains:
- the sigB gene encoding RNA polymerase sigma factor SigB, with protein sequence MMEIQSQPTNLTKEDVIKLIADFQQNQCDEAQERLVEHYKNLVYSIAYRYSKGGPMHEDIIQVGMLGLLGAIRRYDYSIGNAFEPFAIPTIVGEIKKYLRDKTWGIHVPRRIKDLGGKIKLAIEELTDHLQRSPRIIEIANHLGLSEEEVLEIMDAKNNYRVSSLDDVVENSSDGSSVARIESVGEVEQGYEETERRLVLKDIFNVLNDTEKSVIHYIFGENLNQKDTGERLGISQMHVSRIKRQAISKLKQAAFLDT encoded by the coding sequence ATGATGGAAATCCAATCTCAACCTACGAATCTTACTAAAGAAGACGTTATTAAACTAATTGCAGACTTCCAACAAAACCAATGTGATGAAGCGCAGGAAAGGTTAGTTGAGCATTATAAAAATCTTGTCTATTCCATTGCATATCGCTATTCAAAAGGCGGACCGATGCATGAGGATATTATACAAGTAGGCATGTTAGGGCTCTTAGGTGCAATAAGAAGGTATGATTATTCGATAGGGAATGCCTTTGAGCCTTTTGCAATACCTACAATAGTAGGCGAAATAAAGAAGTATTTACGTGATAAAACTTGGGGCATTCACGTTCCAAGGCGAATTAAAGATTTGGGCGGGAAAATTAAGCTTGCGATAGAGGAGCTAACAGATCACCTACAACGTTCACCGAGGATAATAGAAATCGCAAATCATTTAGGACTATCGGAAGAGGAAGTTCTAGAGATTATGGATGCGAAAAATAATTATCGAGTATCTTCCTTAGATGATGTAGTTGAAAATTCATCTGATGGAAGTTCGGTAGCGAGAATTGAATCTGTAGGTGAAGTAGAGCAAGGATATGAAGAGACAGAAAGGCGTCTCGTTTTAAAGGATATTTTTAACGTATTAAATGATACGGAAAAGAGTGTTATTCATTATATATTTGGAGAAAATTTAAATCAAAAAGATACAGGGGAACGGTTAGGTATTTCACAAATGCACGTTTCTCGTATTAAAAGACAAGCGATAAGTAAATTGAAGCAAGCCGCATTTTTAGATACATAA
- a CDS encoding helix-turn-helix domain-containing protein, with product MEFNDLGITIKELRIKKNISQSELCHGICSQSQISKIEKGMIYPSSILLYQLSERLGIDPNNIFALTQNKRLKYVENVKYVIKDCLKQKQYKELYEIVKKEKNLNNFQTKDEKQFLMWHEAIAIFMVDKSIKTALDFLNNALKLTLTNSDFLSEREIDIMQTMAIFYAENKEYEKSINIFKRCLTNFNKLDFPRDKEIKLKLMLNLAKCFDFTYQHEEAIKYIDKGIKLAINLNTLYLLGELFYLKGQCLLKMKQHNVEDVIYNWKKALFIFELTEKEYYTKMLPDELIELQNKKHS from the coding sequence ATGGAATTTAACGATTTGGGTATTACCATTAAAGAACTTAGAATTAAAAAAAATATATCACAATCCGAATTATGTCATGGAATATGTTCACAAAGTCAAATTAGCAAGATTGAAAAAGGTATGATTTATCCATCTAGTATATTGTTATATCAATTATCAGAAAGACTTGGTATTGATCCGAATAACATATTTGCACTAACTCAAAACAAAAGATTAAAATATGTAGAAAACGTAAAATACGTAATAAAAGATTGCTTAAAGCAAAAACAATATAAAGAACTTTATGAAATAGTAAAAAAAGAGAAAAACTTAAATAATTTTCAAACAAAAGATGAGAAACAATTTCTAATGTGGCATGAAGCAATTGCTATATTTATGGTGGATAAATCAATAAAAACTGCTTTAGATTTTTTAAATAATGCATTAAAACTGACTTTAACTAATTCTGATTTTTTATCAGAAAGAGAAATAGATATTATGCAAACAATGGCTATATTTTATGCAGAAAATAAAGAATATGAAAAAAGTATTAATATATTCAAAAGATGTTTAACTAATTTTAATAAATTAGATTTTCCTAGAGATAAAGAAATTAAATTAAAACTCATGTTAAATTTAGCAAAATGTTTCGACTTCACATATCAACATGAAGAGGCAATAAAGTATATTGATAAGGGTATCAAATTAGCAATTAATCTAAATACTTTATACTTACTAGGTGAACTATTCTATTTAAAAGGTCAGTGTTTATTAAAAATGAAACAACATAATGTAGAAGATGTTATTTATAACTGGAAAAAAGCATTATTTATATTTGAACTAACAGAAAAAGAATATTATACAAAAATGCTACCAGATGAACTTATTGAATTACAAAATAAAAAACACTCATAA
- a CDS encoding DUF2798 domain-containing protein yields MKINKKFEPLIFNIFMILGISSIISFVMVSMNVGYTALFLKSWMKTWGIAFVLAFLASKLLPFVVKKIMKIFTFVENDA; encoded by the coding sequence TTGAAAATCAATAAAAAATTTGAACCATTAATTTTTAATATCTTTATGATTTTAGGCATATCTAGCATTATCTCTTTCGTCATGGTTTCAATGAATGTTGGATATACAGCTTTATTTCTCAAATCATGGATGAAAACATGGGGAATTGCTTTCGTACTTGCATTTTTAGCTTCTAAATTATTACCCTTTGTAGTTAAAAAGATAATGAAAATCTTCACTTTTGTTGAGAATGATGCTTAA
- the rsbV gene encoding anti sigma b factor antagonist RsbV, translating into MMNLAINILQNDGGYTVQLNGEIDAYTASDLKNKIMPIASEKEVQIVVDFHNVDYMDSTGLGVFIALLKAVKKNDGKLEFIGVSKRLKRLFDITGLTEILNLNSDFEKVERR; encoded by the coding sequence ATGATGAATTTGGCAATAAATATTTTGCAAAATGATGGAGGTTATACGGTACAACTTAATGGTGAAATTGATGCATATACGGCATCAGATTTAAAAAATAAGATTATGCCTATTGCAAGCGAAAAAGAGGTTCAGATTGTAGTAGATTTTCATAACGTAGATTATATGGATAGCACCGGTTTAGGTGTTTTTATAGCGCTATTAAAAGCGGTTAAGAAAAATGATGGAAAACTAGAGTTTATTGGTGTATCTAAAAGGTTAAAAAGATTATTTGATATTACAGGGTTAACAGAAATATTAAATTTGAATTCCGATTTTGAAAAAGTAGAAAGAAGGTGA
- the dhaS gene encoding dihydroxyacetone kinase transcriptional activator DhaS: protein MTSSIISKKIIANSLKYLMETESFHKISVSDIMLHCQMRRQTFYYHFKDKFELLSWIYREETKENIIDFLDYETWENIFDLLFDYFYENQKFYRNAFKVIEQNSFNHYLFEHTKNLYMKIIDELSVSCGFSLSDETKNTIASFYSHGFVGTIKDWIESKCEVDPSIMSSLMKNMINNQLLLLLEQSAK from the coding sequence ATGACCTCTTCTATAATTTCTAAAAAGATAATCGCGAACTCATTGAAGTATTTAATGGAAACAGAGTCGTTTCATAAAATATCAGTGAGCGATATTATGTTACACTGTCAAATGCGTAGGCAAACTTTTTATTATCATTTTAAAGATAAATTTGAACTATTAAGCTGGATTTATAGAGAAGAAACGAAGGAAAACATTATCGACTTTCTCGATTATGAAACGTGGGAAAACATTTTCGATTTATTATTTGATTACTTTTATGAAAATCAAAAATTTTACCGAAATGCTTTTAAAGTCATTGAGCAAAACTCGTTTAATCACTATTTATTTGAGCATACGAAAAACTTATATATGAAGATTATCGATGAACTATCTGTGAGCTGTGGATTCAGCCTTTCTGATGAGACAAAAAATACGATTGCCTCCTTTTATAGTCACGGCTTCGTTGGAACGATAAAAGATTGGATTGAAAGTAAGTGCGAAGTAGATCCTTCCATTATGTCTTCTCTTATGAAAAATATGATAAACAATCAATTACTACTATTACTGGAGCAATCAGCAAAGTAA
- the rsbW gene encoding anti-sigma B factor RsbW, giving the protein MMERFEKIEMKIPAKAEYVAIIRLTMAGVANRMGFAYDDIEDMKIAISEACTNIVQHAYKEDVGEIAIVFGLYENRLEIMVADNGVSFDFNNLKRKVGPYDISKPVEHLPENGLGLYLINTLMDDIQIMHDEGMTVLMTKYIQREQVENDGNPISTYESY; this is encoded by the coding sequence ATGATGGAGAGATTTGAAAAGATAGAAATGAAAATTCCTGCAAAGGCAGAATATGTGGCTATTATTCGTTTAACAATGGCTGGTGTTGCGAATCGAATGGGCTTTGCTTATGACGATATAGAAGATATGAAAATTGCTATTAGTGAAGCATGTACAAATATTGTACAACATGCATATAAAGAAGACGTTGGAGAAATTGCAATTGTCTTTGGACTATATGAAAATCGATTAGAAATTATGGTTGCGGATAATGGGGTTAGCTTTGATTTTAATAACTTAAAAAGGAAAGTTGGTCCGTATGATATTAGTAAACCAGTAGAACATTTGCCGGAAAATGGTTTAGGTTTATATTTAATTAATACGTTAATGGATGATATACAAATCATGCATGATGAGGGTATGACAGTTTTAATGACAAAATATATACAAAGAGAGCAGGTGGAGAATGATGGAAATCCAATCTCAACCTACGAATCTTACTAA
- a CDS encoding ferritin-like domain-containing protein, which yields MSHDVKELIEGLNEDLAGEYSAIIMYNHNAATVSGIYRQVLKPFFESEISDEQGHALYLAEKIKTLGGTPTTIPLPVKQVEDVREMLESARQSEYETIKRYETRKEQAAKLNMTELVVKLEDMIADETNHMEELDRLLNDKAMVLN from the coding sequence ATGTCACACGATGTGAAAGAACTAATCGAAGGATTGAATGAAGATTTAGCAGGAGAATACTCAGCAATTATTATGTATAACCATAATGCAGCTACAGTTTCTGGTATATATAGACAAGTGTTAAAACCTTTCTTTGAATCTGAAATTAGTGATGAACAAGGACATGCCCTATATTTAGCGGAGAAAATTAAGACGCTAGGTGGTACCCCCACTACGATCCCTTTACCAGTGAAACAAGTAGAAGATGTTAGAGAAATGTTAGAATCCGCTAGACAATCAGAATATGAAACAATTAAGCGTTATGAAACGAGAAAAGAACAGGCAGCGAAATTAAATATGACAGAGTTAGTTGTAAAACTAGAAGATATGATTGCCGATGAAACAAATCATATGGAAGAATTAGATCGTCTTTTAAATGATAAAGCAATGGTGTTAAATTAA
- a CDS encoding general stress protein, which yields METKYRKPFVYEFITEKEVMNAANDLVKKGIEQKDIYVLTHEKERTDRIADNADVNTIGIKEEGLGTSIINVFQKTGDQLRNKMQELGLNEEEANFYEEKLDEGKILLFVKDLERVGEWLHERRCMYSI from the coding sequence ATGGAAACGAAGTATAGGAAACCTTTTGTATATGAATTTATTACGGAGAAAGAGGTCATGAATGCGGCGAATGATCTAGTGAAGAAAGGAATAGAACAAAAAGATATTTACGTGTTAACACATGAGAAAGAGAGGACAGATAGAATCGCAGATAATGCAGACGTGAACACGATTGGAATAAAAGAGGAAGGACTTGGGACAAGCATTATTAATGTCTTTCAAAAAACGGGAGATCAGTTAAGAAATAAGATGCAGGAGTTAGGGCTTAATGAGGAAGAAGCAAACTTCTACGAAGAAAAGCTAGATGAAGGGAAGATCTTGTTATTCGTTAAAGATTTAGAAAGAGTCGGTGAATGGTTACACGAAAGAAGATGCATGTATTCTATTTAA
- the dhaK gene encoding dihydroxyacetone kinase subunit DhaK, translating to MKKIINKPETLVMEMCNGMVMAHPELELLKKYKVIKKKEMNENKVTLISGGGSGHEPAHAGLVGKGMLDAAVCGDVFASPSQIQVYQAIKETASKKGTLLIIKNYSGDIMNFKNGAHLAKEDGIEVDYVKVDDDIAVEDSLYTVGRRGVAGVILVHKIAGAAAEAGMDLGAVKAVAEKAAANVRTIGLALTSCTVPASGSPTFTLAEDEMEYGVGIHGEPGIKREKMLSADELANRMTNDLVKDLGVKDGEEIAILVNGFGGTPLQELYLFNNAVTRELAARNIKINRVFVGNYMTSIDMAGMSLTVMKLDEELKTLLSKECNTPAFKVDGPVESVEYVNVLEETEEKEVSFELETAEEHAVIKDNVITLNNMIYLVDKMSDIIIKNEVPFCELDTHAGDGDFGMSVAKGFKQLKREWHSIVEQENVTIGSFLDGCSMIIMEHCGGASGPIWGGAFRAASKAAAEKRELTVKEFAEMLQAALQGIQSIGERSFGRGAVVGDKTLVDALAPCVDSWLDSASNEVDVKTAFEKGAEAAVKGAEYTKEIVARMGRAGTVGERSLGYPDAGAHALGVIFTEIAGSLK from the coding sequence ATGAAAAAGATTATAAACAAACCAGAAACATTAGTAATGGAAATGTGCAACGGAATGGTTATGGCTCATCCAGAGCTTGAGCTTTTGAAAAAATATAAAGTGATTAAGAAGAAAGAAATGAACGAAAATAAAGTAACGTTAATTAGTGGAGGCGGTAGTGGTCACGAGCCGGCACATGCAGGATTAGTCGGAAAAGGAATGTTAGATGCGGCAGTGTGCGGAGATGTGTTTGCGTCACCTTCACAAATTCAGGTATACCAAGCGATTAAAGAGACAGCTAGTAAAAAAGGTACGTTATTAATTATTAAAAATTATAGCGGCGATATTATGAATTTCAAAAACGGTGCGCATTTAGCGAAGGAAGATGGAATTGAAGTCGACTACGTAAAGGTGGACGATGATATTGCGGTAGAAGATAGCCTGTACACAGTAGGACGCCGCGGCGTTGCGGGCGTTATTTTAGTTCATAAAATTGCCGGCGCAGCAGCGGAAGCAGGTATGGATTTAGGAGCGGTGAAAGCTGTAGCAGAAAAAGCAGCGGCTAACGTGCGCACAATCGGTTTAGCATTAACGTCTTGTACAGTTCCAGCGAGTGGATCACCTACTTTCACACTTGCGGAAGATGAAATGGAATACGGTGTAGGTATTCACGGCGAACCAGGAATTAAGCGTGAAAAAATGCTGTCAGCAGATGAACTAGCGAACCGTATGACAAATGACCTTGTAAAAGATTTAGGAGTAAAAGATGGCGAGGAAATCGCAATTCTAGTTAACGGTTTTGGCGGAACACCACTGCAAGAACTTTACTTATTTAACAACGCAGTTACGAGAGAACTAGCTGCAAGAAACATTAAAATTAATAGAGTATTCGTCGGTAACTATATGACAAGTATTGATATGGCTGGTATGTCTTTAACGGTAATGAAGTTAGATGAAGAGCTAAAAACATTACTATCAAAAGAATGTAATACACCAGCGTTTAAAGTAGACGGTCCAGTTGAAAGTGTAGAGTACGTAAATGTACTTGAAGAGACAGAAGAGAAGGAAGTTTCATTTGAACTAGAAACTGCGGAAGAGCACGCTGTTATTAAAGATAATGTTATTACATTAAACAACATGATTTATCTCGTTGATAAAATGAGCGATATTATTATTAAAAATGAAGTACCGTTCTGTGAGCTAGATACGCATGCTGGTGATGGCGACTTCGGAATGAGTGTGGCAAAAGGATTTAAGCAATTAAAACGTGAGTGGCACTCTATTGTAGAACAAGAAAACGTAACGATCGGATCATTCCTTGACGGCTGTTCGATGATTATTATGGAACATTGCGGCGGCGCATCTGGTCCAATTTGGGGCGGTGCATTCCGCGCAGCTAGTAAAGCAGCAGCCGAGAAGCGTGAGTTAACAGTGAAAGAATTCGCTGAAATGCTGCAAGCAGCATTGCAAGGCATCCAATCGATCGGTGAAAGATCATTCGGCAGAGGAGCAGTAGTTGGTGACAAAACACTTGTTGACGCACTTGCTCCATGTGTAGACTCTTGGTTAGATAGCGCCTCAAACGAAGTAGACGTAAAAACTGCCTTTGAAAAAGGAGCAGAAGCAGCGGTCAAAGGAGCAGAGTACACGAAAGAAATCGTAGCTCGCATGGGCCGCGCTGGTACAGTTGGCGAAAGAAGCTTAGGATATCCAGATGCAGGTGCACATGCACTTGGGGTTATCTTTACGGAGATTGCAGGTAGTTTGAAATAG
- a CDS encoding tetratricopeptide repeat protein, whose amino-acid sequence MSTNILMHEAVMQQLNDFYQMMLSQQIIKAIELKKEIDEKIEQIKHAEEKENQNLLLYYSLLDLKYRMLTDRVSIRKDSFEAIDTIDESTDTLTAYYYHSFKAEHALMFSNYNEARRQYEEAESLLEHISDELEHAEFYQKYAVLNHHMSSMLISIEYANKAKEIFERHAGYEVKVASCENTLGTACIFLKQFEKAEEHLNRSIDLLQKHNVEKLILVVRHNLGLLYATQNLSTLAIRHLSEVTEKNPVHFKALFLQAREHYKLRETIIAKELIEKGLAVCIELGNEEYVYHFNILRSLNEDEAIELLEEEVKKGISYFETQDLWDFVEEYAEVLAVRFRKLNKHEKVSDYFDVCYEAKQKLLSKGALK is encoded by the coding sequence ATGAGCACAAATATTTTAATGCATGAAGCAGTTATGCAACAACTTAATGATTTTTATCAAATGATGTTGTCGCAGCAAATTATAAAAGCAATTGAATTAAAGAAAGAAATAGATGAAAAAATTGAACAGATTAAACATGCAGAAGAAAAAGAAAATCAAAATTTATTATTATATTATTCTTTACTAGACCTAAAATATAGAATGCTAACTGATCGAGTGAGTATTCGAAAAGATAGTTTTGAAGCAATTGATACAATTGATGAATCGACAGATACACTCACAGCTTATTACTATCATTCTTTTAAAGCAGAACATGCTTTAATGTTTAGTAACTATAATGAAGCCAGAAGGCAATATGAAGAAGCTGAGAGTTTATTAGAACATATTTCTGACGAACTAGAGCATGCAGAGTTTTATCAAAAATATGCGGTGTTAAATCATCATATGTCTAGTATGTTAATATCTATTGAATACGCAAATAAAGCGAAAGAAATCTTTGAAAGGCATGCTGGATATGAGGTGAAAGTTGCTTCTTGTGAAAACACACTAGGGACAGCTTGTATATTCTTAAAGCAATTTGAAAAAGCGGAAGAACATTTGAATCGTTCCATTGACCTGTTGCAAAAACATAATGTAGAAAAATTAATTTTAGTAGTAAGGCATAATTTAGGATTATTATATGCAACTCAAAACTTATCTACATTAGCGATTCGTCATTTATCAGAAGTGACAGAGAAGAATCCTGTCCATTTTAAAGCATTGTTCTTACAAGCACGTGAACACTACAAGCTAAGAGAAACAATTATTGCAAAAGAACTTATTGAAAAAGGATTAGCAGTTTGTATAGAATTAGGAAATGAAGAGTATGTATATCATTTCAATATTTTACGTTCTCTTAATGAAGATGAAGCAATTGAACTCTTAGAAGAAGAAGTGAAAAAAGGTATTTCTTACTTTGAAACGCAGGATTTATGGGATTTCGTAGAAGAATATGCAGAAGTATTAGCAGTTCGCTTCCGCAAATTGAATAAGCATGAAAAAGTTAGTGATTATTTCGATGTATGTTACGAAGCGAAACAAAAATTACTAAGCAAAGGGGCGTTAAAATAA
- a CDS encoding PadR family transcriptional regulator, which produces MNTDKNLPLTETKYYVLLALLEPAHGYLIMQKVEELSNHQVKIAAGTLYGAVENLLKQGLIESVKSEDKRRKVYVITERGKEVLHLDFMRMQHIIEVTKSLLHV; this is translated from the coding sequence ATGAATACAGATAAAAATTTACCATTAACGGAAACAAAGTATTACGTTCTTTTAGCTTTATTAGAGCCAGCTCATGGATATTTAATTATGCAAAAGGTGGAGGAACTGAGTAATCATCAAGTAAAAATCGCAGCGGGTACATTGTATGGTGCGGTTGAAAATTTATTAAAACAAGGGTTAATAGAATCAGTAAAAAGTGAAGATAAACGAAGAAAAGTGTATGTTATTACGGAACGCGGGAAAGAAGTATTGCACTTAGACTTTATGAGAATGCAGCACATTATTGAGGTTACAAAGAGTTTATTACACGTATAG
- a CDS encoding CsbD family protein encodes MSESGLKEQITGKVEKAKGQVKEGIGEVTEDRKLKNEGKWDKTKGTIKEKVGKVKQKISDGLDNKE; translated from the coding sequence ATGAGTGAGAGCGGACTAAAAGAACAAATTACTGGTAAAGTGGAAAAGGCAAAGGGACAAGTAAAAGAAGGAATTGGTGAAGTTACAGAAGATAGAAAGTTGAAAAATGAAGGGAAGTGGGACAAGACGAAGGGAACGATAAAAGAAAAAGTCGGAAAAGTGAAACAAAAGATAAGTGATGGATTGGATAATAAAGAATAA
- a CDS encoding DUF2812 domain-containing protein encodes MMWRLKFFLDFEKEEKWLEEMAWKGYQLESTTFGYTFRYTEPEDATIKIDHRVFSRKSDFINYCTLFEDSGWEHIAGNRWSGTYYFKKVNEESEDDIFSDPMSRAGKYKRLSKTFLELAICYLPILFLFMYSNTMNLGAFVNPKELYLTPGLWDKQGVSFLWSFLFETPFALMRGLFLTFIPVATCMFFVCSYKANRLYEERR; translated from the coding sequence ATGATGTGGAGATTGAAATTCTTTTTAGACTTTGAGAAAGAGGAAAAATGGTTAGAAGAGATGGCTTGGAAAGGCTATCAACTGGAAAGCACTACATTTGGTTATACATTTAGATATACAGAACCAGAAGATGCGACGATTAAAATAGACCATAGAGTATTTAGTAGAAAAAGTGACTTTATTAATTACTGTACATTATTTGAAGATAGTGGCTGGGAGCATATAGCTGGTAATCGTTGGTCAGGTACGTACTATTTTAAAAAGGTAAATGAGGAAAGTGAAGATGACATTTTTTCAGATCCAATGTCACGAGCAGGGAAGTATAAGCGTCTATCTAAAACATTTTTAGAATTAGCAATCTGTTATTTGCCAATATTATTTTTATTTATGTATAGTAATACAATGAATTTAGGAGCCTTTGTAAATCCGAAAGAACTATACTTGACGCCAGGATTATGGGATAAGCAAGGTGTATCATTTCTATGGTCATTCTTATTTGAAACGCCATTTGCATTAATGAGAGGACTTTTTTTGACATTTATCCCCGTTGCGACATGTATGTTTTTCGTTTGCTCGTATAAAGCGAATCGATTGTATGAAGAGAGAAGATGA
- a CDS encoding GlsB/YeaQ/YmgE family stress response membrane protein has translation MGLIITCIVGGLIGALAGMITGKDFPLGIVGNVIAGLIGSWVGSALFGHWGPEWGGIFVLPALLGAIVFILIVTFFSRMLRKA, from the coding sequence GTGGGACTTATTATTACGTGTATTGTAGGTGGACTTATTGGTGCGTTAGCTGGAATGATTACGGGAAAAGACTTTCCTTTAGGTATAGTTGGTAATGTGATTGCCGGATTAATTGGATCTTGGGTAGGTAGTGCGTTATTTGGTCATTGGGGTCCTGAATGGGGAGGCATTTTCGTTCTTCCAGCGTTATTAGGTGCAATCGTCTTTATTTTAATCGTTACATTCTTCTCTAGAATGCTACGGAAAGCGTAA
- a CDS encoding S-layer homology domain-containing protein → MYTKLLKSITSLSLIGGALLYTNGSGVKAAEVGVFSDVPTSHWSYPAIKDLASKNIISGYGNGIFGFGDVATREQVAALIYRVLVPNKQGGSFSNDGTRYVLKDGSTFKNPYGDINQSSTMFPEEVLTLTNLGVFKGDENGQFRPKASVSRAEMAQILTNAFHLAAKQKHTFKDVPNPFWAENAISAVQSNGIADGTGNGNFEPYGTVTREQYAQFLYKTLKYKNADVKDTGDAALLTAFKEEVQKRINTYETNITLPYKTKNNNTNEVMNTLFNAYKEVASKNEYTNNNRSNVSYGLSGSPGNYTFTLKITYRETKEQTEYVMKQAKAIVSSITQVGMDDHEKVKAIHDYVVKHVSYDTSYKAYTAYEALVNRSAVCQGYALLTYQLLKEAGIENHFVTGTGDGQPHAWNLVKIENKWYHLDTTFDDPVPDEQGRVTYSYFNLSDEQIARNHEWNRGDYPQATTNYYSTLTNKIAAGSTKTPAYQQILKDTKLNYLGNEYIANNYTELKNKMQQRYSAKPEKIEVLYKQSMNGALQDVKKAIGEIDYPQGANRVSYKAEPYNAKEGYSLVTITFTY, encoded by the coding sequence ATGTATACAAAACTATTAAAATCAATTACATCATTATCACTGATTGGTGGTGCGTTGTTATATACAAATGGCAGTGGTGTGAAGGCTGCTGAAGTGGGTGTTTTTTCTGATGTGCCGACATCACATTGGTCATATCCTGCGATTAAAGATTTAGCGAGTAAAAATATTATTTCCGGTTATGGGAATGGGATATTTGGTTTTGGAGATGTTGCGACAAGGGAGCAAGTTGCGGCTTTAATTTATCGAGTGTTAGTACCGAATAAACAAGGCGGTTCGTTTAGTAATGATGGAACTCGTTACGTATTAAAGGATGGGTCTACGTTTAAAAATCCTTACGGTGATATTAATCAAAGTTCTACAATGTTTCCAGAAGAGGTATTAACTTTAACGAATTTAGGAGTTTTTAAAGGTGATGAAAATGGCCAATTTAGACCGAAAGCTTCTGTGAGTCGTGCGGAAATGGCACAAATTCTTACAAATGCTTTCCATCTTGCGGCAAAACAAAAACATACCTTTAAGGATGTTCCAAATCCATTTTGGGCAGAAAACGCAATTAGTGCAGTGCAGTCAAATGGAATCGCAGATGGCACAGGGAACGGGAATTTTGAACCGTATGGCACAGTAACACGTGAACAGTATGCGCAGTTTTTATATAAAACTTTAAAATATAAAAATGCCGATGTGAAAGATACAGGAGATGCTGCATTATTAACAGCGTTTAAAGAGGAAGTACAAAAGCGTATTAATACATACGAGACAAATATTACACTTCCATATAAAACGAAAAACAATAATACAAACGAAGTGATGAATACACTTTTTAACGCATATAAAGAAGTTGCAAGTAAAAATGAGTATACAAATAATAATAGATCGAATGTTTCATATGGACTTTCTGGATCACCTGGAAATTATACATTTACGCTTAAGATTACATATCGTGAAACGAAAGAACAGACGGAATATGTCATGAAACAAGCGAAAGCAATCGTTTCTTCTATTACTCAAGTTGGAATGGATGATCACGAAAAAGTGAAGGCGATTCATGATTACGTAGTAAAACATGTTTCTTATGATACGTCTTATAAAGCTTACACAGCATATGAAGCACTTGTAAATCGTTCTGCGGTTTGCCAAGGTTACGCACTATTAACGTATCAATTATTAAAAGAAGCAGGAATTGAAAATCATTTCGTGACAGGAACTGGGGACGGACAACCTCATGCTTGGAATTTAGTGAAAATCGAAAACAAATGGTATCATCTTGATACAACATTTGATGATCCGGTTCCAGATGAGCAGGGCCGCGTAACGTATTCGTATTTCAATTTATCAGATGAACAAATCGCAAGAAATCATGAGTGGAACCGCGGAGACTACCCGCAAGCTACAACGAATTATTATAGTACACTGACAAACAAAATTGCGGCAGGTAGTACGAAAACGCCTGCATATCAACAAATATTAAAAGATACAAAGTTAAACTATTTAGGAAATGAATATATCGCAAATAACTATACCGAATTAAAAAATAAAATGCAGCAACGCTATAGTGCAAAACCAGAGAAAATTGAAGTGCTATACAAGCAATCAATGAATGGTGCACTGCAAGATGTGAAAAAGGCAATTGGTGAAATCGATTATCCGCAAGGGGCAAATCGAGTTTCTTATAAAGCGGAGCCTTACAATGCGAAAGAAGGGTATTCTTTAGTAACAATTACGTTTACGTATTAA